In Spirosoma aureum, a single genomic region encodes these proteins:
- a CDS encoding PVC-type heme-binding CxxCH protein → MARTRKNSIIGLLSISGLLLIAFSAFQANRSASIPLEKGTRIMLIGNNLGSRMMNYGHFETEMQVRYPDQMLYIRNMCDPGDTPGFRPRSSRFSPWAFPGAERFQTEYANPSDSQGTFESPDEWLTRLKADVIVAFFGYNESFQGKEGLANYKAELDAFIKWTLKQKYNGTAAPKLAIVSPIAFEDLSATYDLPNGKKENENLSLYSKAMKEIVDQNNQGGDQVLFVDAFTPSQQWYDTSAEPLTIDGSQLNEAGYKKLAVLLTDEVFGKTAAKAEANRALVHDAVLEKNWMWHNDYKIPNGVHVYGRRYNPFGPDNYPAEIDKIREMTAIRDTAVWLAATKGEKMDVAAADKKTKQLPSVKTNFNPEKNGSLQYLYGKDALSKLKVPQGYKIELFASEEEFPDLAKPMQMSFDNKGRLWVAAMPSYPHYKPGDAKPNDKILIFEDTNNDGKADKQTVFADGLHLPLGFEIAKEGVYVSQGPNLKLLTDVDGDGKADKKEILLSGYDDHDTHHNSHAFTVDPSGAIYSGEGVFLHTNVETSYGPVRATNGGFYRYSPQLHKLERTAQLSIPNPWGIAFDDWGQPFFAETSSPDVRWMMPGSVLPRYGEATHKSVQLVEEAHRVRPTSGLEFVSSRHFPAEIQGDFLINNTIGFLGTKEHTLTDDGTGYKSHHRADLVVSEDRNFRPVDLEFAPDGSLYVIDWHNILIGHMQHNARDPLRDHSHGRIYRITYPSRPLVKPASIDGASIDVLLDNLKLPEYRTRYRTRRELRGRDVNQVLTRLNTWVAGLDKNDPRYEHHLLEGLWVSWGMNKVDQKLLRQALKAKDYHARAAAVQVVRYTGHQVADQADLLMQAVRDDNSRVRLAAIVAASWIGKEKGLPILAEATKKPLDDWMIHAHETAVAHLNGVNVKKEKEVATKSTLKGDELALFNLGKEIYAKEGFCATCHQPDGKGLTASGFPPLTGTNWVMGNEDRLIKIALKGLMGPIDVSGKSYPGQVPMTPFGGLLKDKEIAAVLTYVRNSFGNNAPAVLPEKVAKVRAATEAKKDFYAPQQLLKDHPMEK, encoded by the coding sequence ATGGCAAGAACCAGGAAAAATAGCATCATCGGATTGCTAAGCATATCTGGACTATTATTAATTGCGTTTAGCGCTTTTCAGGCCAATAGATCAGCATCAATACCCCTCGAAAAAGGAACACGTATTATGTTGATTGGTAATAATCTGGGATCACGGATGATGAACTACGGTCATTTTGAGACTGAAATGCAGGTTCGCTATCCTGATCAGATGCTCTACATTCGGAACATGTGTGATCCCGGCGATACACCCGGATTCAGACCCCGTTCGAGCCGGTTCTCGCCCTGGGCATTCCCCGGAGCCGAACGGTTTCAAACGGAGTACGCGAATCCATCCGATAGTCAGGGTACATTCGAGTCGCCTGACGAATGGTTGACCCGGCTGAAGGCGGATGTGATCGTCGCATTTTTTGGCTACAATGAATCCTTTCAGGGAAAAGAAGGACTGGCTAACTACAAGGCCGAACTGGATGCCTTTATCAAGTGGACACTCAAGCAAAAATACAACGGAACAGCCGCTCCGAAGCTGGCCATCGTTTCTCCCATCGCGTTTGAGGATTTATCCGCAACCTATGACCTCCCGAACGGTAAAAAGGAAAACGAAAATCTGTCGTTGTATTCGAAGGCGATGAAGGAAATTGTCGACCAGAATAATCAGGGTGGAGATCAAGTCCTTTTTGTGGATGCCTTCACGCCTTCTCAGCAGTGGTATGACACCAGTGCAGAGCCCCTGACCATCGATGGCTCACAGCTAAACGAGGCTGGCTATAAGAAATTGGCAGTTTTACTCACCGATGAGGTTTTTGGCAAGACAGCGGCTAAAGCCGAAGCCAACCGGGCACTGGTTCATGATGCCGTTCTGGAAAAGAACTGGATGTGGCATAATGATTACAAAATTCCAAATGGTGTACACGTGTATGGTCGCCGTTATAATCCGTTCGGTCCGGACAATTACCCGGCTGAAATTGATAAAATTCGCGAGATGACGGCCATTCGGGATACGGCCGTTTGGCTGGCAGCGACTAAAGGAGAAAAAATGGATGTTGCCGCTGCCGATAAGAAAACCAAGCAGCTGCCGTCAGTAAAAACCAATTTCAATCCGGAGAAAAACGGTAGCCTCCAGTACCTCTATGGGAAAGATGCCCTGAGCAAACTAAAAGTGCCCCAAGGGTATAAGATCGAGCTTTTTGCTTCTGAGGAAGAATTTCCGGATTTAGCGAAGCCGATGCAGATGTCGTTTGATAACAAAGGCCGGTTATGGGTAGCGGCAATGCCCAGTTATCCGCACTACAAGCCCGGAGATGCCAAGCCAAATGACAAAATTCTGATCTTCGAAGATACCAACAACGATGGCAAGGCCGACAAGCAAACAGTTTTTGCCGATGGCCTCCACCTGCCGCTTGGTTTTGAAATAGCGAAAGAAGGCGTCTATGTATCGCAGGGTCCCAATCTGAAGTTGTTAACGGATGTCGATGGGGATGGCAAGGCCGACAAGAAGGAGATTTTATTGAGTGGCTATGACGATCATGATACACACCACAACAGTCATGCATTTACCGTCGATCCGTCGGGCGCCATTTATTCGGGCGAGGGTGTATTTTTACATACGAACGTAGAAACCTCATACGGTCCGGTTCGCGCTACCAACGGCGGATTTTACCGATACAGCCCACAACTCCATAAACTGGAACGCACCGCACAACTGTCGATTCCGAATCCCTGGGGTATTGCCTTTGATGATTGGGGGCAACCCTTCTTCGCGGAAACATCCAGTCCGGATGTGCGCTGGATGATGCCCGGCAGTGTATTGCCCCGCTATGGTGAAGCGACGCACAAGTCGGTTCAACTGGTGGAAGAGGCTCATCGTGTACGCCCAACTTCTGGCCTTGAATTTGTTTCCAGTCGGCATTTTCCCGCTGAAATTCAGGGCGATTTTCTGATCAACAATACCATTGGTTTTCTGGGAACGAAAGAACATACCTTAACCGATGATGGCACCGGCTACAAAAGCCACCACAGAGCTGATCTTGTTGTTAGTGAAGACCGGAACTTCAGACCGGTCGATTTGGAATTTGCCCCCGATGGTTCACTGTACGTGATCGACTGGCATAACATCCTGATCGGCCACATGCAGCATAACGCCCGTGATCCCCTGCGCGACCATTCACACGGTCGTATATACCGGATTACCTATCCGTCGAGACCGTTGGTTAAACCAGCCAGTATTGATGGTGCCAGTATTGACGTGCTCCTGGATAACCTCAAACTGCCCGAATACCGGACTAGATACCGGACACGGCGCGAACTTCGTGGACGGGATGTGAACCAGGTATTGACAAGACTGAATACATGGGTCGCCGGACTGGATAAAAATGACCCGAGGTACGAACATCACCTGCTGGAAGGGTTATGGGTAAGTTGGGGTATGAATAAAGTAGATCAGAAGCTATTACGGCAGGCACTAAAAGCAAAAGACTACCATGCCAGAGCGGCTGCTGTTCAGGTTGTGCGCTATACCGGTCATCAGGTTGCCGATCAGGCCGATTTATTAATGCAGGCTGTTCGGGACGACAACAGCCGGGTTCGGTTAGCTGCTATTGTGGCAGCCTCCTGGATCGGGAAAGAAAAAGGGTTGCCCATATTGGCCGAAGCGACCAAAAAACCGCTGGATGACTGGATGATTCACGCGCACGAAACAGCCGTTGCTCACCTGAACGGGGTCAATGTTAAGAAAGAGAAGGAAGTCGCCACCAAATCAACGCTGAAGGGTGATGAGCTTGCCCTGTTTAATTTGGGTAAAGAAATTTATGCCAAAGAAGGGTTTTGTGCCACCTGCCATCAACCCGATGGTAAGGGACTTACAGCTTCCGGATTCCCACCCCTTACCGGTACGAACTGGGTAATGGGCAATGAAGATCGTTTGATCAAGATTGCGTTGAAAGGCCTGATGGGCCCTATCGATGTAAGTGGTAAATCATATCCGGGTCAAGTGCCAATGACACCATTCGGTGGTTTGCTCAAAGACAAGGAAATAGCTGCTGTGCTTACCTACGTCAGGAATTCATTTGGAAATAACGCTCCGGCCGTACTTCCAGAAAAGGTTGCTAAAGTCCGGGCCGCTACTGAGGCTAAAAAGGATTTTTACGCTCCCCAGCAATTATTGAAAGATCATCCAATGGAAAAGTAA
- a CDS encoding ThuA domain-containing protein, which translates to MKTNRRTFLQNAASLLALSPLSLSATLANCHPSIRTKAEKPYIVFVTGDHEYSGELTLPYIADELEKNYGMRTKILEAYPDYNSEKDIPGLEALKEADLAVFFLRWRQLPQEQLQYIDDYLKSGKPVMGFRTTTHAFNYPDGDERKRWNAFGEFAFGAPPGWGGVAKHTHYGHKSTTDVTIIPEAAKNPILTGVEPAFHAASWLYRVLPDYPAKGAVPLLMGKSVNPDKEAIDNPVAWTWKNQWGGKAFMTTLGHPEDFRVESFQRLVINAIHWELGKPVPKWKGKIDIDVPYGHPKKS; encoded by the coding sequence ATGAAAACTAACCGCCGAACTTTTTTGCAAAATGCTGCCAGTTTGCTGGCACTAAGCCCTTTAAGCTTGTCTGCGACTCTTGCTAACTGCCACCCTTCAATCAGAACTAAAGCAGAAAAACCGTATATCGTATTTGTTACGGGCGATCATGAGTATAGTGGTGAACTCACTCTGCCGTACATTGCGGATGAGCTGGAGAAAAACTATGGTATGCGAACGAAAATCCTGGAGGCTTATCCTGATTACAACAGCGAAAAAGATATTCCGGGGCTTGAGGCACTCAAGGAAGCCGATCTGGCAGTTTTTTTCCTTCGCTGGCGTCAATTGCCTCAGGAGCAACTTCAGTACATTGATGATTATCTAAAATCGGGAAAGCCGGTGATGGGCTTCCGAACTACGACCCATGCCTTCAATTATCCCGATGGTGATGAACGGAAACGCTGGAATGCATTTGGCGAGTTTGCATTCGGGGCTCCTCCTGGCTGGGGTGGAGTAGCCAAGCATACGCATTATGGTCATAAGAGTACTACCGATGTTACAATTATTCCCGAAGCCGCAAAGAACCCGATTCTGACTGGTGTCGAACCCGCTTTTCATGCCGCATCCTGGCTTTATCGTGTCCTGCCTGATTATCCGGCCAAGGGTGCAGTTCCGCTGTTAATGGGAAAATCGGTTAACCCTGATAAGGAAGCTATCGACAACCCTGTGGCCTGGACATGGAAAAACCAGTGGGGTGGAAAGGCATTCATGACTACGTTAGGCCATCCGGAAGATTTTCGGGTGGAGTCGTTTCAGCGTTTAGTCATCAATGCCATACACTGGGAGTTGGGGAAACCTGTGCCTAAGTGGAAAGGTAAAATTGACATCGACGTACCGTACGGGCATCCTAAAAAATCATAA
- a CDS encoding YqjF family protein, producing the protein MATTFLTSEWRNLIFANYALDRQVLEPMVPYGTELDDFNGVYYGSLVGFYFEQVKLFGKVAVPFHREFEEFNLRFYVRRKTQTGWKRGVVFVKELVPKFAISFVANTLYGEPYATHPMRHRWEVDERTQHITYEFKVGSSWNHIRVGADRNGHPLTLDSEEAFITEHYWGYTRRGAKRTSEYEVVHPPWNIYPVTSHDIRCDVANLYGPLFSPFFEQPPHSVFLADGSAVIIKSGSAIE; encoded by the coding sequence ATGGCAACTACCTTTTTGACCTCCGAGTGGCGAAACCTAATTTTCGCCAATTATGCGCTGGACCGACAGGTGTTAGAGCCAATGGTACCGTATGGTACAGAACTCGATGATTTTAATGGTGTCTATTACGGTAGTCTGGTCGGGTTTTACTTTGAGCAGGTCAAATTGTTTGGAAAAGTAGCGGTGCCCTTTCATCGCGAGTTCGAAGAGTTTAATCTACGGTTTTATGTCCGACGCAAAACACAAACCGGCTGGAAACGGGGTGTCGTTTTTGTTAAAGAGCTTGTTCCTAAATTTGCCATCTCTTTTGTTGCCAATACGTTATACGGTGAGCCTTATGCTACCCATCCCATGCGCCATCGCTGGGAAGTAGACGAACGAACCCAACATATTACCTACGAATTTAAAGTCGGCTCTTCGTGGAATCATATCCGGGTGGGTGCTGACCGTAACGGTCATCCATTGACGCTCGATAGTGAGGAAGCATTTATTACGGAGCATTACTGGGGCTACACGCGTCGTGGCGCAAAACGAACGTCGGAATATGAAGTCGTGCACCCGCCGTGGAACATCTATCCGGTAACCAGTCACGATATCCGCTGCGATGTAGCAAACCTGTACGGGCCGCTGTTTTCCCCATTTTTTGAGCAACCACCCCATTCGGTATTTCTGGCCGACGGATCAGCCGTAATCATAAAATCAGGCTCGGCAATTGAGTAA
- a CDS encoding dienelactone hydrolase family protein, with amino-acid sequence MLKKWWLQLGVVLLLAFYKSEFRTNLSNAAPTHILTASKNPPKPLITNKKEQLKKLYQLLGKLPDRNRPISVTLLSTQETDELIIEKLLLDINGQELVPAYFTKPRNHTGKLPIVLFNHSHFGQYEVGKEEFVRGRPEMQQPPFALALGRAGYAGLCLDSWCFGERQNRKELDTFKEMLWHGQVLWGMMVYDNLRALDYLQTRPDVDTKRIATMGMSMGSTMAWWLAALDERIKVCVDLCCLTDYQALLDAKGLGLHGIYYYVPDLLTHFTTSDINGLISPRPHFSLAGRFDALTPLPGLEKIDRSLKVIYQQDGAPDAWQLRIYDVGHQETAAMRTDIMAFYKKWL; translated from the coding sequence ATGCTCAAGAAATGGTGGTTACAGTTGGGAGTTGTTCTCCTTTTGGCATTCTATAAATCTGAATTTCGGACAAATCTGTCAAACGCAGCACCAACGCACATCCTAACGGCCAGCAAAAATCCCCCTAAACCATTGATTACCAATAAAAAGGAGCAGCTAAAAAAGCTGTACCAGCTGCTCGGAAAACTACCCGACAGAAACAGACCAATCTCCGTTACGCTCCTATCTACGCAGGAAACGGATGAATTGATTATTGAAAAACTTCTCCTGGATATCAATGGCCAGGAGCTGGTACCTGCCTATTTTACGAAGCCCAGAAACCACACCGGCAAACTCCCCATCGTGTTATTTAACCACTCCCATTTCGGTCAGTATGAAGTGGGCAAGGAAGAATTTGTACGCGGCAGGCCCGAGATGCAGCAACCACCTTTTGCCCTGGCGCTGGGTCGGGCGGGTTACGCGGGTTTGTGTCTGGATAGCTGGTGTTTTGGCGAGCGGCAAAACCGCAAGGAATTAGATACCTTCAAAGAAATGCTCTGGCATGGTCAGGTGCTGTGGGGCATGATGGTTTACGATAACCTGCGGGCTCTCGACTACCTGCAAACCAGACCGGATGTAGATACCAAACGAATAGCGACAATGGGCATGTCTATGGGCAGCACCATGGCCTGGTGGCTGGCCGCTCTTGACGAACGGATCAAGGTGTGTGTCGATTTGTGTTGCCTTACCGATTATCAGGCACTTCTGGATGCGAAAGGACTCGGTTTACACGGAATCTACTATTACGTACCTGACTTACTGACCCATTTTACAACGTCGGATATTAATGGGCTTATTTCCCCCCGCCCTCATTTTAGTTTAGCGGGGCGATTTGATGCGTTAACCCCGTTGCCGGGCCTTGAAAAAATTGACCGTTCACTCAAGGTAATTTATCAACAGGACGGTGCGCCCGATGCCTGGCAATTGCGAATTTACGATGTGGGTCATCAGGAGACAGCAGCGATGAGGACCGATATAATGGCCTTTTATAAAAAATGGTTGTGA
- a CDS encoding FAD-dependent oxidoreductase → MNNKAIIIGCGIAGPVMALALKRVGIDATIYEAQPMPNDTKGAFLGISPNGLNVINDFLPLQEILTDYTPGKISFFNAQNKPIGLIDNAHQKDLYGSETVQLKRGLLNGALRKAAEQAGITIKFGKRLISLSQGHENTVTAFFEDGSQAEGNLLIGCDGIHSATRSCLFQDAIKPTYTGLLSTGGFTMIPGLSNLAGSIRMTFGQRSFFAYALSNKGEVWWFNNISQPDEPSQSELSQLEQAALKEKLLALHKHDPYPIADIIQAAQSIEIYPVYDIPFLPQWHKGRVCLIGDAAHATAPHIGQGASLALEDTVVLAKCIRDLPSLTEAFNRFQSLRQERVQTMIRQARKVGDSKTVPNAFQRFFRDLLLPFFVKMEAKKMDWVYSYKVDWESKIT, encoded by the coding sequence ATGAATAACAAGGCAATCATCATCGGTTGTGGGATTGCTGGCCCAGTCATGGCACTCGCTTTGAAACGAGTTGGTATTGACGCCACTATTTATGAAGCCCAACCCATGCCCAATGATACTAAAGGGGCTTTTCTGGGTATATCGCCAAATGGCTTGAACGTGATTAACGATTTTCTGCCACTTCAGGAGATATTGACCGATTACACACCGGGGAAAATCAGTTTTTTTAATGCTCAGAACAAACCCATTGGCCTGATCGATAACGCTCACCAGAAGGATTTATATGGTAGCGAAACCGTTCAGTTAAAACGCGGTTTGCTCAATGGTGCGTTGCGGAAAGCTGCCGAACAGGCAGGAATTACAATTAAGTTTGGTAAACGGCTAATCTCCCTTTCGCAAGGACATGAAAATACGGTGACGGCTTTTTTCGAGGATGGTTCGCAGGCGGAGGGTAATTTGCTGATTGGTTGCGATGGCATTCACTCGGCTACCCGGAGCTGCCTTTTTCAGGATGCCATTAAACCCACGTATACGGGGCTTTTATCGACTGGTGGGTTTACCATGATTCCAGGTTTAAGTAATCTGGCCGGTTCAATCCGGATGACGTTCGGGCAACGCAGTTTCTTCGCTTATGCCCTTTCCAATAAGGGCGAGGTATGGTGGTTCAATAACATTTCCCAGCCTGACGAACCCTCCCAAAGCGAACTTAGCCAACTTGAACAGGCAGCTTTAAAAGAGAAACTGCTGGCTTTGCACAAACACGATCCGTACCCCATTGCTGATATCATACAGGCCGCTCAATCCATTGAAATTTATCCGGTTTATGATATACCCTTTTTACCCCAGTGGCATAAAGGAAGGGTCTGCCTGATTGGGGATGCTGCCCATGCTACCGCTCCACATATTGGGCAGGGCGCTTCGCTGGCGCTGGAAGATACGGTCGTGCTGGCCAAATGTATTCGGGATTTGCCGTCACTGACTGAAGCTTTTAATCGATTTCAATCACTGCGTCAGGAACGGGTTCAAACGATGATCAGACAAGCCCGAAAAGTAGGCGATAGTAAGACGGTTCCTAATGCTTTCCAACGGTTTTTTCGGGATCTACTTTTGCCTTTTTTTGTTAAAATGGAGGCAAAAAAAATGGACTGGGTTTATTCGTACAAGGTCGATTGGGAAAGTAAAATAACATGA
- a CDS encoding helix-turn-helix domain-containing protein, with protein sequence MSFIVQNGDDSRVQYSNQLEANNFGISDLRGEWLHQSFPMGDLKMKQWLFDGIRFGYSECLFKNPVSFDWRGDMDVVTLYFNLKGRVSMGNKQNRIDLGTNQQNMFYDTEAAGTMRAEELRLKSFMVQFTKDAFIRIASGGNDTLRHFADQVAAGKPATLSGSNLYIDASIQNCINAILSCSFSDSLKRLFFMSKAMELLVLQAEAHNRMLLPQSVYAKTEYDRERIIFARDYMLAHLEMPPSITELAQLAGLNEFKLKKGYKELFGTTIFGHLAEARLELAQHALQQKEKSITQIAIELGYCSVQHFSRAFKTKYGIAPKQAQINY encoded by the coding sequence ATGTCTTTTATCGTTCAAAACGGTGACGATAGCCGTGTTCAGTACAGCAATCAACTGGAAGCAAATAACTTTGGCATCAGCGATTTAAGGGGAGAATGGCTTCACCAATCCTTTCCGATGGGTGATTTAAAAATGAAGCAATGGCTATTCGACGGAATCAGGTTCGGTTACAGCGAATGTCTTTTTAAAAATCCGGTGTCGTTCGACTGGCGTGGCGATATGGATGTGGTAACCCTCTATTTTAACCTGAAAGGCCGGGTGTCAATGGGAAATAAGCAAAACAGGATTGATCTTGGCACGAACCAGCAGAACATGTTTTACGATACAGAAGCCGCTGGCACGATGAGAGCGGAAGAACTCAGACTGAAATCCTTTATGGTCCAATTCACGAAGGATGCTTTTATCAGGATCGCCAGCGGTGGCAATGATACACTCCGGCATTTTGCCGATCAGGTCGCGGCAGGAAAACCGGCAACGTTATCCGGAAGTAATTTATACATTGATGCCTCTATCCAGAACTGCATCAATGCGATCCTGAGCTGTTCCTTTTCCGATTCCCTGAAACGTCTGTTTTTTATGTCAAAAGCGATGGAACTGCTGGTCTTACAGGCAGAGGCTCACAATCGGATGCTACTTCCCCAATCGGTTTATGCCAAAACAGAGTATGACAGGGAGCGGATCATTTTTGCCCGCGACTACATGCTGGCGCATCTGGAAATGCCACCCAGCATCACCGAACTCGCTCAGTTGGCAGGTCTTAATGAATTTAAGTTAAAAAAGGGGTACAAGGAATTGTTCGGCACCACGATTTTCGGTCATCTGGCCGAAGCACGCCTTGAACTGGCCCAACATGCGCTTCAACAGAAGGAAAAGTCAATTACCCAGATTGCCATTGAGTTAGGCTACTGCTCGGTACAACATTTCAGCCGGGCGTTTAAAACCAAATACGGTATTGCCCCCAAGCAGGCCCAGATCAATTACTAG
- a CDS encoding glycoside hydrolase family 20 zincin-like fold domain-containing protein: protein MMRLLLLICLVGIIPSGFSQQVAIYQTDQSAQTHYAAGMLKKALLERRYKLDQNMTDYTIHLAIDAQKLGNEAYAIAWHDKNLTITGGDPRGLIYGSLTVVEELNNGVSLSQIKARSEKPHLALRAIKFDLPWDTYRHSYALDLHYETCRDTTYWKGFLDMMAANRFNALSLWNLHPYPFMIRPANFPAATPFNDQQMKEWQSLFRAIFRMANERAIDTYLVPFNIFTSPEFSKAYNPNPALNNLEHLHFVNGDTSEVVRRYTRECVTQVLQEYPELTGFGLTLGEGMGGMTPQQRENWMKATILDGMRLANRKTKLIHRIPFSSTTGSLGVTSIETEKLTRKSIEQEGSLAFIEGPIWADLKYNWSHAHSTPKLVKVHGGKLYDTYFKPDPTAYKITWTVRNEDFFCLRWGVPDFVRAHIATNNQSYVGGYFLGSETYIPAKDYFTKPGGPVDWKYAFERQWLFYKLWGRLLYNPATPDAVFRAEFVRRYGTVAAPLLDAYASASSTPLRLASAFDFTWDFSLYSEGMMAHDANKNVSYISVDQQITQAVLDPDYVSVSEFVKATLSGKSFDKTKITPPILAQMLVRDCQKSLQLVQSINTSANRSLQYEVADVRVWANLGLHLAEKLKGAVALQTYRTMGVESTKQEAVKHLEAALRYWDEVVSITSPLYNEMPLVHLSEQKGSTWAQNDKLRFHWEKLRPVVAQDVDIAKRAQYVVTK, encoded by the coding sequence ATGATGAGACTACTTCTCCTAATTTGCCTTGTTGGCATCATTCCGTCTGGATTTTCGCAACAGGTAGCTATATATCAGACTGATCAATCCGCACAGACACACTATGCAGCCGGTATGTTGAAAAAAGCACTTCTGGAGCGCCGATATAAGCTTGACCAGAACATGACCGACTATACCATTCATCTGGCGATCGATGCCCAAAAACTGGGAAACGAAGCATACGCCATTGCCTGGCATGACAAAAACCTGACCATTACCGGAGGTGATCCACGGGGGCTTATCTATGGGAGCCTTACGGTGGTCGAGGAGCTTAACAATGGCGTTTCTCTTTCGCAAATTAAAGCCCGTAGTGAAAAGCCGCACCTGGCCTTAAGGGCCATTAAGTTTGATCTGCCCTGGGATACGTATCGGCATAGCTACGCGCTCGACCTGCACTATGAGACCTGCCGGGACACGACTTATTGGAAGGGGTTTCTGGATATGATGGCTGCGAATCGCTTTAATGCGCTGAGTTTATGGAATCTGCACCCTTATCCATTTATGATCAGGCCAGCCAATTTTCCGGCTGCAACACCCTTCAATGATCAGCAAATGAAGGAATGGCAATCGTTGTTCCGGGCTATCTTCCGGATGGCGAATGAACGGGCGATCGATACCTATCTGGTTCCCTTTAATATTTTTACTAGCCCCGAATTTTCGAAAGCCTATAATCCCAATCCGGCACTCAACAATCTGGAACATCTTCACTTTGTCAATGGCGATACATCTGAGGTCGTCAGGCGGTACACGCGGGAGTGCGTTACCCAGGTACTTCAGGAGTATCCGGAACTGACCGGTTTTGGGCTGACGCTAGGCGAGGGCATGGGTGGGATGACTCCCCAGCAACGTGAAAACTGGATGAAAGCGACGATCCTTGACGGGATGCGGCTGGCAAATCGAAAAACAAAGCTTATTCACCGGATTCCATTTTCCAGTACGACCGGTTCCCTGGGCGTAACCAGTATTGAAACCGAAAAGCTGACGCGAAAGTCCATCGAGCAGGAGGGATCACTAGCCTTTATTGAAGGCCCGATCTGGGCTGACTTAAAATACAACTGGTCGCATGCCCACTCGACGCCGAAGCTGGTAAAAGTGCACGGTGGAAAGTTATACGATACCTATTTCAAGCCAGATCCAACGGCATATAAAATCACCTGGACGGTGCGGAATGAAGATTTCTTTTGCCTGCGCTGGGGAGTACCCGATTTTGTTCGGGCACACATTGCCACCAATAATCAGTCGTATGTGGGCGGCTATTTTCTGGGTTCCGAAACGTACATTCCGGCCAAAGACTATTTCACCAAACCAGGTGGGCCAGTCGATTGGAAGTATGCATTTGAACGGCAATGGCTGTTTTATAAACTTTGGGGCCGGTTACTGTACAATCCGGCAACGCCCGATGCGGTTTTCAGGGCTGAATTCGTTCGTCGGTATGGTACCGTAGCCGCTCCGTTGCTCGACGCTTATGCTTCGGCGTCGTCGACACCGTTGCGGCTGGCATCGGCCTTTGATTTTACCTGGGATTTTTCGCTGTATAGTGAAGGGATGATGGCCCATGATGCGAACAAGAACGTGTCCTATATTTCAGTCGATCAGCAAATTACACAGGCCGTTCTTGATCCGGATTATGTCTCGGTAAGTGAGTTTGTGAAAGCAACATTGTCGGGTAAGTCATTTGATAAGACGAAGATTACGCCCCCGATTTTGGCTCAGATGCTGGTACGGGATTGTCAGAAATCACTGCAACTTGTGCAATCGATAAACACATCGGCGAATCGTTCGCTCCAGTATGAAGTGGCTGATGTTCGGGTATGGGCTAATCTGGGTTTGCATCTGGCCGAAAAACTGAAAGGAGCCGTTGCTTTACAAACATACAGAACTATGGGTGTTGAATCGACTAAGCAGGAGGCTGTAAAACATCTTGAGGCAGCCCTGCGCTATTGGGATGAGGTCGTTTCGATCACAAGTCCCCTGTATAACGAGATGCCATTGGTTCATTTGAGCGAGCAAAAAGGCAGTACATGGGCACAAAATGACAAGCTGCGTTTCCATTGGGAAAAACTACGACCAGTCGTTGCTCAGGATGTTGACATCGCGAAACGAGCGCAGTATGTTGTGACCAAGTGA
- a CDS encoding VOC family protein translates to MIQFKRLDHILISIPEGKTAQARTFYSQVLGLREIPGEHPKGAIWFQIADIELHLREEEVGPYSSRHPAFEVIDLESARQEFMQNDVTLEYSSEIDGRQRFFIRDPFGNRMEFLQYDSSQK, encoded by the coding sequence ATGATTCAGTTCAAACGGTTAGACCATATCCTTATCTCGATTCCGGAGGGCAAAACGGCCCAGGCGCGAACTTTTTATAGCCAGGTGCTGGGACTGCGCGAAATCCCCGGTGAGCATCCGAAGGGTGCAATATGGTTCCAAATTGCTGATATTGAGTTGCACTTGCGGGAAGAAGAAGTGGGTCCTTATTCGTCCCGGCATCCAGCCTTTGAAGTGATCGACCTTGAGTCAGCTCGACAGGAATTCATGCAGAACGATGTTACACTTGAGTACTCATCGGAGATCGATGGGCGTCAGCGTTTTTTCATTCGCGACCCTTTTGGCAACCGGATGGAGTTTTTACAGTACGATTCTAGCCAAAAGTAG